Proteins from one Gimesia maris genomic window:
- a CDS encoding DEAD/DEAH box helicase, producing MSFYGYHPIIEKWFRKRFQGPTEPQQQGWPCINRGEHTLISAPTGSGKTLTAFLSVIDRLVKRSLAGDLDDETSVIYVSPLRALSNDMHRNLEQPLEEISQLLEEAGEIFTPIRIGLRTGDTPSSKRAALVKRPPHILVTTPESLYLMLTGSKARETLKTVETVIVDEIHALLRDKRGSHWSITLERLEALVEHPLQRIGLSATQKPLDRVAQYLVGHRPEIEITANPPSKEQSEFPEQTCRIVNIGHSRTLDVAIQVPPSELSAICSHEQWAEVLEQIIELINSHRSTLIFVNTRRLAERITHQLTERLGEEVVGSHHGSLSAKIRHRTEQKLKSGELKAVIATASLELGIDVGYIDLVVQIGSPRGIATFLQRIGRSGHSLGLVPKGRIFALSRDELVESMALVRSIKQGILDTVRMPEAPIDILAQQITAEVACQEWNTDELFDTLTRAYSYRNLKRKDFDSTIQFLSEGISSTSGRSRVYLHHDQVQNRVRSRKNARLVSTMNGGAIPEIASYRVVTEEDQTVVGSVDEEFAVESMAGDIFLLGNTSWQVRYVRGGDVTVVDAHGAPPSIPFWFGEAPGRSLELSTEISHLRKELERRIEDTERAILWLSQETNTDEWGSKQIVEYFQAQKAALGVVPTQKRIVFERFFDESGGMQLVIHAPFGGDINRAWGYTMRKRFCRSYNFELQATADDNGIILSLGPQHSFPLESLFSMLNTRNVQQLSEQAILDHPMFHVRWRWNVTRALLVSRMQNGKKVPPPLQRFRAEDLLTAVFPRLTGCPENEIGEIVRPDHILVDQTLYDCLNEQLDIEGLKNVLLKIEQGSVKLIPRDTREPSPFCYELLNSSPYTFLDGGEAQERRARAVATRHTLSVESVEDLGRLSPEAIAQVCQEAQPVVRNADEFHDVLLGRIHLPVNERPEWSDWYQELEATGRATTLSRTVSGPDQKTAHSWVATERLPAALAAFPESQHAPHVNVPAGVQQDWESTEARTSIIRGLLDNCGPQTVAELANQAGMTDAQTEAALMALEGEGIAMQGYFRIKDPNWDQSLDESGTTESKKEASPAPPKEWCHRRLLSRIHRLTLQGLRAQVQPVDVSVLIQYLTRLHGLTEDEKRSGTNGLFEVLSMLQGIDIPAICWERDILPARLSNYQSSHLDELCFTGEVGWGRLYPPRRTADQGKAMTSITRNAPVSFFLREDIPWLACFNQVSSNLEDSEAEHHLSSPAQEVQELLTQRGALFASDLMATTQSLPSQIADSLGELISRGLVTSDSFSGMRQFTEDRISKNRRSSRKSRIGLVRKRSTPNNTGRWSIWRRESSEEVEERSLQYFEYVEQWAWQLIRRWGVVFRDLLSKESGAPRWFELLQIYRRLEARGEIRGGRFVTGVAGEQFAMSGTIQELRKLRDAPSSDELTILSATDPLNLTGILTKDARVPATPTNRIAYRNGNLIAWAKNEELFLLTKVSEKLKRELILGFGLPIQEFNRQQTLEENSSDELEVTSQSVSNAEDQLISTGNDASLPDKKSPRPSFL from the coding sequence ATGTCATTTTACGGCTATCACCCCATCATCGAAAAATGGTTCCGGAAACGTTTTCAGGGGCCGACCGAACCGCAGCAACAGGGCTGGCCGTGTATCAATCGGGGTGAGCACACTTTGATCTCGGCTCCCACCGGTAGTGGAAAAACGCTGACCGCATTCCTCTCAGTCATTGACCGTCTGGTGAAACGCTCGCTCGCTGGTGACCTGGATGATGAAACCAGTGTCATCTATGTTTCACCGCTGCGGGCTCTGTCCAATGACATGCATCGCAATCTGGAACAGCCACTGGAAGAGATTTCCCAGCTTCTGGAAGAAGCCGGCGAGATATTCACACCGATCCGTATCGGCCTGCGAACGGGAGACACGCCCTCTTCAAAACGCGCCGCACTCGTCAAACGTCCGCCTCATATCCTGGTGACAACCCCCGAATCGCTCTATTTAATGTTAACCGGTTCCAAAGCACGGGAAACACTGAAAACGGTCGAGACCGTGATTGTCGATGAAATCCACGCTTTGTTAAGAGACAAACGGGGCTCTCACTGGTCGATCACTCTCGAACGGCTGGAAGCACTGGTTGAACATCCGCTGCAACGCATCGGCCTGTCCGCCACACAGAAGCCACTGGATCGCGTGGCGCAGTACCTGGTAGGTCATCGGCCTGAAATCGAAATCACCGCCAATCCCCCCTCTAAAGAGCAAAGTGAATTCCCTGAGCAGACCTGTCGGATCGTTAATATCGGGCATTCCCGTACGCTGGATGTCGCTATCCAGGTCCCCCCATCTGAATTGAGCGCGATCTGCAGCCACGAACAATGGGCGGAAGTGCTGGAACAGATTATTGAACTGATTAACTCACATCGCAGTACGTTGATCTTCGTGAATACCCGCCGTCTGGCAGAACGCATTACGCACCAGCTCACCGAACGATTAGGAGAGGAAGTAGTCGGCAGCCATCACGGTTCGTTGTCTGCGAAAATTCGACATCGTACCGAACAGAAATTAAAAAGCGGCGAGCTGAAAGCCGTCATCGCGACTGCCTCTCTGGAACTGGGCATCGACGTCGGCTATATCGACCTGGTTGTACAGATTGGTTCACCGCGTGGCATCGCCACTTTTCTACAGCGCATCGGCCGCTCCGGGCATTCGCTCGGACTGGTTCCCAAAGGGCGGATCTTTGCACTCTCGCGCGACGAACTCGTAGAAAGCATGGCTTTGGTTCGCTCCATCAAACAGGGTATTCTGGATACCGTCCGTATGCCTGAAGCGCCAATTGATATCCTGGCGCAACAGATCACCGCCGAAGTCGCCTGCCAGGAATGGAACACGGATGAACTGTTTGACACACTGACCCGTGCTTATTCCTACCGCAACCTCAAGCGCAAAGATTTTGACAGTACAATTCAGTTCCTCAGCGAAGGCATCAGCAGTACCTCTGGCCGTAGCCGCGTCTATCTGCATCATGATCAGGTTCAGAACCGCGTCCGCAGCCGCAAAAATGCCCGACTCGTCTCCACGATGAACGGCGGTGCGATCCCCGAAATCGCTTCTTACCGTGTGGTCACCGAAGAAGACCAGACCGTGGTCGGCTCCGTGGATGAAGAATTCGCCGTCGAGAGCATGGCTGGAGATATCTTCCTGCTGGGAAACACATCCTGGCAGGTGCGCTACGTGCGTGGCGGGGATGTCACCGTGGTCGACGCGCATGGTGCGCCCCCTTCCATTCCATTCTGGTTTGGTGAAGCTCCCGGACGTTCGCTGGAACTGTCGACAGAAATCTCGCATTTAAGAAAAGAACTGGAACGCCGCATCGAAGATACCGAACGGGCGATACTCTGGCTCTCACAAGAGACCAATACCGACGAATGGGGCAGCAAGCAGATCGTGGAATACTTCCAGGCACAGAAAGCCGCCCTGGGAGTCGTACCCACGCAAAAACGAATTGTGTTTGAACGTTTTTTTGATGAATCGGGGGGCATGCAACTGGTAATTCACGCTCCCTTTGGAGGCGACATCAACCGCGCGTGGGGTTATACCATGCGGAAACGTTTCTGCCGCTCATACAACTTTGAACTGCAGGCGACCGCCGACGATAACGGCATCATTCTGTCACTGGGACCGCAGCACAGCTTCCCGCTGGAGAGCCTGTTTTCCATGCTCAATACCCGGAATGTGCAGCAACTGTCCGAGCAGGCGATTCTGGATCATCCCATGTTCCATGTGCGCTGGCGCTGGAACGTGACGCGGGCTTTGCTGGTCTCGCGGATGCAGAACGGTAAAAAAGTTCCACCGCCGTTACAGCGGTTTCGTGCGGAAGACTTACTCACCGCGGTCTTCCCGCGACTGACGGGTTGCCCTGAAAACGAAATTGGGGAGATCGTCAGACCCGATCACATCCTCGTCGACCAGACACTTTACGATTGCCTGAATGAGCAACTTGATATTGAGGGTTTGAAAAACGTTCTGCTCAAAATCGAACAGGGCTCGGTCAAACTCATTCCCCGCGATACCCGCGAACCATCTCCCTTCTGCTACGAACTGCTTAACTCCAGTCCTTATACGTTTCTGGATGGAGGCGAAGCGCAGGAACGCCGGGCGCGGGCTGTCGCGACTCGACATACACTCTCAGTCGAAAGTGTGGAAGACCTGGGAAGGCTCTCTCCAGAAGCCATCGCCCAGGTCTGCCAGGAAGCGCAACCCGTCGTGCGAAATGCCGATGAATTTCACGATGTGCTGCTGGGACGCATCCACCTGCCCGTTAACGAACGTCCTGAATGGTCTGACTGGTATCAGGAACTGGAAGCGACAGGACGGGCTACCACTCTGTCCCGAACAGTTTCAGGTCCCGATCAGAAGACCGCTCACAGCTGGGTCGCCACGGAACGACTGCCGGCCGCATTGGCTGCTTTTCCGGAGAGTCAGCATGCTCCCCATGTGAACGTTCCCGCTGGTGTGCAGCAGGACTGGGAATCGACGGAGGCCCGTACCTCGATCATTCGCGGCCTGCTGGATAACTGCGGCCCCCAGACGGTTGCTGAACTGGCAAATCAGGCAGGTATGACAGATGCGCAAACCGAAGCTGCTTTAATGGCGCTGGAAGGCGAAGGCATCGCCATGCAGGGGTATTTCCGCATCAAAGACCCCAACTGGGACCAGAGCCTGGATGAGTCCGGGACAACAGAGTCTAAAAAAGAAGCGTCCCCTGCTCCGCCCAAAGAATGGTGTCATCGACGGCTGCTCTCCCGCATCCATCGCCTGACTCTGCAGGGTTTACGAGCTCAGGTTCAACCTGTAGATGTCAGTGTATTGATTCAATATCTGACACGTTTACATGGATTGACGGAGGACGAAAAGCGATCCGGCACCAATGGTCTGTTTGAAGTCCTTTCGATGTTGCAAGGCATCGATATCCCGGCGATCTGCTGGGAACGGGACATTCTGCCTGCCCGGCTGTCGAATTATCAGAGCAGTCATCTGGATGAACTCTGCTTTACCGGAGAAGTGGGCTGGGGGCGTCTGTACCCTCCCCGCCGCACCGCCGACCAGGGTAAAGCGATGACCAGCATCACACGCAATGCGCCGGTCTCATTCTTTCTGAGAGAGGACATTCCCTGGCTGGCCTGTTTCAATCAGGTCTCCTCGAATCTGGAAGACAGTGAAGCAGAACACCACCTGAGCAGCCCTGCACAGGAAGTTCAGGAACTGTTAACGCAACGGGGCGCCCTGTTTGCTTCTGATCTGATGGCGACGACCCAGTCACTGCCTTCGCAGATTGCTGATTCGCTGGGAGAACTCATCTCCCGTGGCCTGGTGACCTCGGACAGTTTCTCCGGCATGCGACAGTTTACAGAAGATCGTATTTCCAAAAACAGACGATCTTCCCGCAAATCGCGAATCGGCCTGGTTCGGAAAAGATCGACTCCGAACAACACCGGACGCTGGTCGATCTGGAGACGGGAATCCAGTGAGGAAGTGGAAGAACGGAGCCTGCAATACTTTGAATATGTTGAACAGTGGGCCTGGCAACTGATCAGACGCTGGGGTGTAGTCTTTCGCGATTTACTCAGCAAGGAATCCGGCGCACCACGATGGTTTGAATTACTGCAGATCTACCGTCGACTGGAAGCGCGTGGTGAAATTCGAGGGGGTCGGTTTGTAACCGGGGTCGCGGGGGAGCAGTTTGCCATGTCGGGTACGATTCAGGAATTGCGCAAACTGCGTGATGCCCCGAGCAGCGATGAGTTAACAATTCTTTCTGCTACCGACCCGCTGAACCTGACAGGAATTCTCACCAAAGATGCGCGGGTGCCGGCGACTCCTACCAATCGCATCGCCTACAGGAATGGGAATCTGATTGCCTGGGCCAAGAACGAAGAACTGTTTCTGTTGACAAAGGTTTCAGAGAAACTCAAACGGGAGTTGATCCTGGGATTCGGACTCCCCATTCAGGAATTCAACAGACAACAAACGTTGGAGGAGAATTCCTCGGATGAGCTGGAAGTGACGTCACAATCCGTGTCTAATGCAGAAGACCAGCTGATCTCCACTGGTAACGACGCCAGTCTTCCTGATAAAAAATCACCGCGTCCTTCTTTTCTCTGA